The genomic region aaacttatcttctaacacagcatttctattacttaaaaacagattgttctctttaatcctactattttctttagcaagagatttaagagacacacgcaaatgatacaattcagtagacatgacattaaaagcatcattgcactcttctttagtaagctgtgttaaatcagtagtgattacctggttgcttgatgaactaacttcattttcctcagaatcagccatgagagccaagttgacatattccacatcttcatcctcttcttctccatcagctgcccagtctttttcttgagtaatgaaagccctctccttttgcttgagtagatcaaaatatttctttttgtaatctacttggtcaaatttcttcttttcagaagttggctttctgcactcacttgcaaagtgtccacttataccacaattgaaacacttgaacttggatttgtccaccatattcttatgaggtttagtggctctagtgtttttcctaaatttcatctttgcaaatctcctggacagaaatgcaagatgctcatcaataccatcagagtcatcttggctggagttgtcttcattctcagcaacttgctccttacccttgcttgattctgatttgcttgtgccatctttggagtttgatgtagatctcacagtttcttatctgtattctttctcattttcagctaccaaggcaactgaacctcctttctttcttcccttctccaatacctcatcctgttccagctctagttcataagtcttcaagattccatataatctttcaagagtgaagtccttataatcttgagagtttctcaaggagacagtcatgggtttccattcctttggcaaggatcttaaaaatttaagatttgaatccttcacctggtacactctaccatacagcttcagtctattcaacagcttttggaatctattgaatgtgtcatttaaagattcattttcttcaaaatgaaaatactcatattgttgaatgagaagctgcattttgttttcttttacttgttctgtaccttcacacagtagctgaactgtgtcccaaacctctttggcagttgtgcaatttatcacattatcaaacatatccttgtcaagaccattaaacaaaatgttcatagccttcttatccttgtggacttcttctgtgtcttccattgtccattctgctctaggttttggaatggattgaccaacagcaattgtggccgtagcaactgtggctactttgtggggaatgtgaggaccattctcaatgcagtttacataaccttcatcttgggagagtagatgaaggtgcattttcaccttccaatggtgataactgtctttgtcaagaactgggatttttactccaatatccttcttactcatctttgttagtttccaagaactttaaactctttgtgtgtcaagagcctgctctgataccaattgttattcctagtggactaacaatgagatttacagaaggggggttgaatgtaaatctcaaaactttttcaagttttgagcagttttaaaggctttgtgttcaagataaacaagtgtgtgaattgctttaagctaatacagacagatatttattcaaacactaatgtaaagaacacaacagaccttaaaaacttttctggtggattgttgttccaccagagatggtatttcagaaaatctgtgattcaagaagttgatcacagctgcgtcctagtacaaactagataatttttctctcaagatttttctaaacagcactggaaaaattctcatctaattactagctgctacttggtttatatatcaccaagtgtacaagtgaagacaaagataaaaagtacaataataaaataagttctccacttgtttcttctccattttactccagtgcattgttgactattgcctctttatactagagtagaacggctgctttttctgatgttcctgaaataggctaccacatctcagttgtctctgtcaacccatgtgcctctgtttgtaggtacaactaccacttgtcaactgctatttaacagaacatccgttgaagccttcatccgttgatggctttatccgttgatgtgttagcagttgaagctctatccgttgatgcactcatccgttgaaggatgttatccgttgaagctttagagacatccgttgaagctctgtttctcatccgttgaaggtctttaagttatccgttgacaccatttcatttatacaaaattacaaggcatgaaatacttacaattggccttcctatctgcatatcctctagtagtcaacatgacttataatttccctcaacatttaagaatttatatctcaaattcagagactgaaatgtgctacaacactagacttatttctaagtaaagctacaccatcaacggatagccaaaatggtcttatccgttgaggctacaaacactagatttctacttaagtgttttgttaaacatatcatcaaactaatgcacatatattcctaacaatattaTTGCATTCTGGGTTTCATACATTATTCGCACTAATCATTTTTTTGGTAGATAGAATGTCTTGTCTTTTTTGAACAGGGAGTTATTTGATTTACACATTAGAAGTTTTGCGAATGTTCTTTATCAAGATTGGGTTGAAGATATCAAAAGTGTTTTTAGTGTTGAACTCTCCAGTACGGAGAGTTGAAGATTTAGTGTTGCCGGGTGTGAGAAGGAAAGGAAGACCGAGAAGAACTTGGGATAACCTACTTTCACTAGATTTGTATTGTTTAAACCTTCGGGGGATATGGTATTAGATAGAAGGTCTTGGAGGCGTCGAATTAGAATGATTGATTAACTTATGGGATAGATTGATCTTGTATTTTGAGGTGTTAGTAGCATACAGTGTTATTAACATATAGTGTCAGTTTATTCATTCTGTTAAGGTACTTAATTCTATTATTATTGTATTATGGATTTCATACATTATTGGCACTAATCATTTTTTTTTGTAGATAGAATGTCTTGTCTTTTTTGAACACGGagttttgatttatatattagAAGTTCTGCGAGTGTTCTTTATCAAGATTGGGTTGAAGATATCAAAAGTGTTTTTATGTGGGATAAAAGTGATTACAAATAGTCACTATTCGGTAGTGCGTATTATATCATTTTATAGTTAATCTATATTTATATTTACACATGTGAACACACAAGTCGGAGGTATTTTGGGAAAAGTCTCTTCGTTATTTTGAACGAGGGGAAGGCTGTGTATATCATATCCCAAACCCTTCTTTTGCGGGATATACCGATTACGTTTGATTTGATTTGATTTGGTTTGGTCAGATAGTGATGACCGACGAGTGAGGAGACAAGAAGACAATTTGAAGTCCAATCTTGAAATTTAAAAATTTAGATTGTGAATGCACCTTGCTGTACACATCTTGAATATTGTTTGTCTTTGCATTACACATTCAAATACAGAAATACCCATTGCCTGGTTCAAATTGCAGGACTTTGAATATTGTTTGCAGGACTTGGTGTTTATTTTGCAGCACATGATGTTTTATCTACATACAACTGATTTGTTCAAGATTTGGTCTCCGAGTCTCCAACAAAAGGATGGCCTCCATTATAGGTTAAAATCTTGTATGCATagataaatttaataaaattaatctTCAGTGACAACTGATATAACTGTCAGATATACATGGCAACTGCCAACAGACCTGATTTCACAAAAACTTCAACTTAAGCAAAATGATTTGTCACCACAATAGTTACAGCTACTGTTCCACTTTCCAATCTCAACCTATGTATACTCTATCATCAAAGTTCACCAGATTTTCACATGTAAAATACAACAGAAGGAAATGTGCCTACAGTGATGTGCCAAAATGATCGATTTCTTCTGCTTGACTTGAGGCTCAACCATGTAGAAATCTGGAGGCAGGTTTCCAGCTAATTGAAAGATACACCTCTAACAGGGATTAACTGCAGTTACTTGTATGCAAGTGAATACCTATCAAGTGCAGGCTTCGGACGACCTCTGGTAGGAGTTGGCGGTCTTTGAATGTTAAGTTCCTGCAATGGTCATAAACAATTTAGAAGTAAATGGAGGAGCGACATCTTCCCTGACTTCTATTCAATAATTAAacctaaataataaaataaaatttaaaaaaaaataaccTGCATCCATGTATCTTCTGTCATTCGCCCTGGATATTCCTCTTCTGATTGCATGGGAGGTGGCAAGGGATGAATCAACTTTGGCACAATAACTAGGTCTCTGCCGACTACCAGTATTGCTCCAGCATTTCTCGCGGTTCCTGAATAAATACATGTACATATATAAAATTCATATTAAACTGAATAGAAGTGCTAAAAACCAAAATTATTAAAACTTACCACAATAGTTTGTTGCGGAGAAAATGGTGATCAATTGCCCCTGGGCAAAGCGCTCAAATCCATCCATGACACATTCATGGGCTCTTATAATGAGTTCTAGATTATTCCTCTTGCAGAAGTCTATCACCCGATCAGGCTGCAAGAAATTATAATATCATATATTATCTATATACACACTGCAAGAACTTCAAAACAGTACAGTGACCTCTTCAATTTTAATTTCATTTTGCTCAGTTTTTCCTTTGGAAAATATTTAAGGTCACTAACAAACCAACCGTCCAAGGAAAGTAGGTGTATTTGAAAAATACAAGCTCTTGATTCACATAAAACTGAGACCATACGACTATTCCCGTCCTGCTCattaaatttgttgaagaaataaTTCACCGGGAATTTCACTTTACAAAAAGAGCTTGAACACCACCAATCATTTAATTAGTAGTAGTAAGCATCAAATTTGAGAGCAAGAAGAAGCTTCATTTAGTACACAATCCACATCAACTAGGTACATTATTGGCCAAGAACATAAAATCAAGATAGACTCCATTTAGACAACAAACTAATAAGTAACACATACCCCGAATGAAACAAGACCAGGACCCCTGGAATTCGGTCTTAATCCCTCTACGCTGTCATTTTCAGTGGGATCTGACCTGCATGATAAATATAATGATTGTAAGCACCACCCCAATGAAACTTGAATATGCAGATGAATTAATTATTACCATAGCAAATCCATTAAAACTGAAGATCCAGTGTCCACGATTAGAGGTCTCTCTAATTTCTCTATCTGCTCTACTGAACGAATTGAACTCCCTATGCCTCCATGCATACAGATAATCTTCTTCTCAATAAGGGCCGCAAGGGGGAGACAGTTAAAAATCTGATTGAACCGCTTCCACGCCCAAGTACCATCCGTTTCTCCCTACAGATGAATTTAACATAAGAACATCATGTGATCTCCAAAAAGAGAAAATGGAAGTACAAGTCAATTTATACCATTCTCTCGATGCATTCAACACGAAATCCAAATAGCGCATTTATCTCCGGAGCTTCGTGATTCCCTCGAATCAAATAAACATTATCAGGATACTGGATCTGAATATTATCAAATAAACGCAACATCATAAGATAATGCAACACAGAATTTTATACTCGAAATAATATTATGACAGTAATTAAAAAAGGAAAAAGATCTTTGGAATCACGCTATCTAACAAGTTTACATGCGAAACTAGAATTATTAAGGTAGAAACTTGCCTTTAGTGCAAGGAGAAGAGTGATGGTCTCCAAGCTGTGCTGTCCTCGATCAACATAATCCCCAAGAAAAAGATAATCAATGTAACTGCAACACAATATAAGAGTAAGTCTATTGAGAAATAAGCTTTGCAGCTAATAGGTGCGAGCATCCAAATAATGAAATCTGTGTAGCTTAGCAATTTTCATGCTTGTCATGAAAAAATTATACATAATACATTAAAAAAAATGTGGGAAAATTATTTTGGAATATATATCGACTAAAGCTTGCAGCTACACAGAATTCCTTGAGCAAAATTATACcatattaaaaatatttacatGCAATACAAGACATCCCGATGTCAATGTGATACTTCTAAATCTGTTTACATTAATTTCCAGTTTTCAGTGCCGCGGCCTGATAAAGATATAGGGCATAGCTCATATCCATGTTGGAATGATGGTTGCCAACATAAGTACCTACCTATCTGGACAGTTTATGCAACATAGAAGAACAGAGTAATATTCCTCCTAACAAAAGTAATTTTCTCCAAAAAAATTATCAGATGAAAGCTGATATAGAGTCTAGGTCAACAATCTTTGCAGAATACTTTACACAAGATAGATTGAGTAAAGACTTAAAAGGCTCAAATTTCCTCGAGATCAAACCAGGATTTCTAAAAAAATACTAAATCTAATTAGATTCATTTTATAAATTAGTTGTTGTCGTTCATCACAAATATTAGTGTTAGTAGTAAAAGTTTAATAGCCCTGTGACACCATATAGCCACCCTaatgaataatcaaaataataacaggagaagatacagttCTATGCTTCAAATCTTACGATGGTTTGGAAGATCATAAATCAGGAAAGCATAAAATATAAGTACTGATTGGCTAAGCTTAAAGAAACTAGGTACAATGAAATTTCTAAATATTTCATAAGATTCACCCGCAACTTACCCTATATCTCCTGCTGTGGAAGGAAATCCATATTCATCAAATAGCCGCATCAGGTCACCAAATTGACCATGAAGATCACCAAACACTTTTATAGGAGCCTTCAAGTGAAGAACTGTAGGCTCATGCATAAAGATCTGTTCAGCAGCATCACAAAGCTCGCCAACTTCATAGATATCTAGAAAAAATCTCCTGTTCGCAGGAGGTCTCCAACTTCGAGGCGCAAGCAACGTAGATAAAATCTGCCAAGAATACATACAAACATTAATATTTTTGAGGACATTTCTTGTCTTTTTTAGAGAAAGTAGTAATGGGGACACCAAGACCAGCAGCAGATTAGTGTTAAAACCTTTTTATGCAAGCCTTCAGAAGATTTCTGCCTTGTAAACTTTTTTGTAGGTTCGGACGGGTCAGTATACAGTGCAGCAACTCGCCTACTCTCATTCTGGAACTGATCCAGGGGTAAATGTCTTACTATCCCACCTAGTCTCCCAGTAACCACCTGTAGAATCAAAAATACTATAACATGCAGCTTTTAGATGAAAGAATTCTGAACTACTTAAGTGAAGAAGATGCTTACAGCTTTAGTGTGGAGACGAACGCCCGCCTCTGTATCACTTCTGTTTAAAGGCCTTTCTTCTCTTTGTAAGTTGTCTGACCCAGATGTTCCTTCGTAAGTGCCATATTCCGACTGCACAGCTCGCGAGATAGCACCCAATTTCTCCATTGAATTCCAGTCCATGCTGGTAAATGTGAACATGATCAGGAAGCTGATTTGATATATCACAAATTATGAAAAAAGGGTGACTAGGAATGGAAATAAAACAGCAGTAGAAAGCTTCATGCTAGCAATTGAAAACGTTCATGTGTCGTTAAACTAGATATTTAGCCCCTATAAGAGCTGTACCTATGTAAAAGAACCGAAAATGAACCTAATAACACATCTACAGGTAAACTAGAAAATTAGATATTGGGTGATAACTTGGCCTGACTAAGTGTACTAAGCAGTAAAACAGCTACAGTCAATAAACAGGCTGTCCACCCAGATGTTAGTAACATAAAAATGAGAACATAAATTGCACAAGGCATTTTCAAATTAATTTGCAAAAAATAGGGTTAGATTGTGgagtctcaatataattgctaACTATGAATATTGAACCTGAAATGCTAAACAGACATTACCTGGTGCACAATGATCTCGGCTAGCAGTGTTTATAGTTCAATTAAGGAAAAAAGTTATTTCTTATAAATTTATGTACGCATTTGGATACTTAATTAATCAATCGTAACAAGCGGTAAAACAATAATATATGGGTTGAATTGATCATCACGcaaacaaattataaaaagaagaAATAAAATTTTAGTAAACCTTGAGCCGGCAGAAGAGGGTCTCTCAGATCTGTCATTGGTAGTTGGTGTAGAACTGTATTGATTTAATTTGTCACTTGTTCTATACGAAGCCCTCTGAGACGACAAAGCAGGGGAACTGGTATTGAACTGCTGAGGTTCATTCTCAGCAAGAAGAAAATCACTTAACAACGTATCTGCAAATGGAAGGTAAGATAACATATAATCTTAAAGAAGAACATATACGAGTGTTGAGGCAGTTCATTTTAAGTCCTCTTTCAAGATTATTTCAATGAATTGAATATGCATTTGTAAAAAGTCTGCTTCAGAGAAGAATTCAATAAACATGTGTACCAGGACTGTGAATAAATACACACATATATGAAAATTGAATTCTGCACGTAAGTACATATGTTGTGGTCACTCGGACAAATAATAAGAAGTTAATTTCTGAATCCAGGTTTTAGCAAATCAATCAAGTTACACATCTACTTCCTAATAAATTACCTCCTCTGAGCcctccataaatatatatatgagCACCAACAGATGCAGCTGCATGGCGACAACGACGCAAGAAAGGAGGATCTTGTTCGGGGTGATGCTTTTTGATGCATGATGATCTCACCGGTCCCTTTCTATCCAGCCAAACTCCGGCAGTAGTGTCCAAAACTTCCGTAACATAATAATTATCCACGAGAGAATATCAGAGTATATCAAATCACAAGTATCAGTAACGGTGTTGAGCTGAAACAAGTATCACGAATGTACCTACAGTAGCTGCTTCGGCATTAACTCCCCGTCCACCCTTATTAGCACCTCCTGTAACATGCAACCTAGCACCTACGAAGGCCTAACCAGCAACATAAATTCAGGTTGGATACCACAGCCTCACATATATAAATAGAAAATTTTATATGTCGAACTAGCATCGCAAAATATTGGTTTATCTTGTAGAGTCCTCATTACTTCCATATACAAATTGTCAAAAGAGGAATTAAGAAAGTAAGAAAGAAATTTTGAATTCAGCAACTAATGCTTACCGCAGCGTGTTGATACCTTGCTGAAGGACAAACCCCTGGTGCAAGAGTCCATTCCCACTGGCCGTTCGTATGCAATAGCAGACCATAAGCATCTGCCAAGGGCTGCAACAGACATTCAGGTACAATTATATTGAGTAAATAAGTCTATTGTTGTAgtgtgaatacaatctgcgattaatataTACAACTAAAACAAAACAGTGTGTGCGAATATACCAGTTGAAAGGAACcgtctccttaaagctatttcatCTCTCTCGTAGAAGATGGAGCAACACCTTACTAACACTTTTAAAAACTATTAGAGTGTTGTGCTATAAAAAGCAATGGAAACCCCTTTTCCATTTCAATGTGGGATACAAGTTTTCACATCTACAATTCTACCTTCAAGGGACCAACTTTGAATGATCGTATCTCATTCATCCATTAACCATTTTGAGTGTTTCAAAGTGCCTCGGAAAGCCCTCACGGAGGAGAACATACTCCAAGCGACACCCACTCAAGAACGGCTCAAAATGACTTGACAATATGGGGCTCAATACCCACATTTTCCAACATGTAGTTTACATTAGCATACTTCTGAGAACATGCTAACACAAATAAGTTGCTTTAAAGAGAACCATGTCTTTTGCAACCAACAAATAACTATTCTATGATGTTAGTTAGTTGTGTACTACTGTTAGGAAAACTTCATTACATATTTATATTCATGTATTACTTAATGGACTTACTTGACAGAAAGATCAATAATAATGAGAAAATCAAGCTACTAACATACATAAAATACCACATAACATCAATATACATATAAGGCGAAGCTCTGAAAGCACTAATATACCATACCGTGCCAGAGGTGTCTCGTCCCCCGCAAAGCAAAAGCATGCCATCCCAGCGAGCACTTCCTGTTGCATACCTACATGAAACATGATTAAATATACAGGTAGGACTATAAAATGTTCATAACTTTTCGTTAGATGTAACACTAAAATTTTTGGATTATGTTGCAATGTAGTTACTGCAAAATACAAAAAATGATGTTGCTCCGGGTTAAGAAACAAAGAGATATAATCATTTATCCGTGTACATATATAATTGATCAGAATTAGTATCCATAAACAGAAGAAATTTGTTCATATAGGAATTTCAAGCAAAATAAATATTCAGAATCAATTGAATGCAAACTTCGTAATTAGATTATACAGTAACTCACACTCTAGCAGATGGTTTATTGCCTTGTGGATTGAGTCTCTGCCATACATATGGCTTTTTAGCAGTATCCAAAGCCCACGCATCTGAGAGCATTCTTCTTCCTGAGGAAAAAATTAACACACTTAGACAGCTGCTAGGCACAAAACTCATGTACAAACATATTCTCTTATGTCACATGCTCATTGATTTATGTTTGCAATAAGGATGACATGTAGATAGATGAGTTATTCGGGAAAATCACACATTATAAGATAAAAAGTTGGTGCAAGTTCGTCAAGTAGATTGTTGGTTCATGGAAATTTAATATGTTGACAGGGAATTATTAATTACTGCTAACACACACGTCTGAATATATTTTTGTCAAAGCAACGAACAGCATCATAAAGCAATCAGGCAGAAAAGTAAAAACATTCCAGAGAGATTTATAAATGCAATTTAATGTAACTTATACTGTACAGTAACCCTAGTAACTCCATTAAGAGTCAAGTAATTGAGATCCATTTCCAAATTACTATTCAAAGAACGAAAACTAAAGAGAAAATAGATTGAACTCACCATCATTTCCACTGATACTAACAAGGTATCTCTGCGCAACCACTTCCATTACATGGCCATATCGAGGCCCAGGACCTTGTCCTTGAACAACAACTCTACAAGACAACACAAATCAACTTAAAATTTAAAGATCTCGACACAAAATTGAAACAGAGTAGTAATATAAGAAGACTACCTGTACCACTTGCACCTGTCATTGGTCATGTCAAGCGCATAAAGGTCATCAATCGGTTGACCTGAAAGCCCTACTCCTCCCTAACAATGCAGCAGAAACATACCAAACATTAGGCCAAAACGTTAAATTCAATAtttgaaaaaatagaaaaacaaaACGAATCTTTTGAATGTGAAATTGTAAGCACCTGAAACACAAGCACTGAGTTGATAGCTGCAGCTGCATGTGCTGCTCTAGGTGAAGGCGCCTCACCAGACGGTCTTAACCTGAATAATCAAAACACAACATACAACATTACACACACATTCTATTTAAATTCATTTCAGACCAGAACCAGGACATATATTTGTTCTACACATTTTAATGTAATTGGAATAACTCAGCCCCACCTGTTATTATTTTGTATcttttttctgaaattttttttaatattaacaCTTTTATTGAGAAAAAATAAATTGATATATAATATGTAGAGCCATCATTTTTATAATAAATACACCTTAAAAAGTCAAAAGCACTAGTATTTTAGGACACTAAAAAATAGTGTGGGATAGAAGGtgtattaaaattaaaataaatatttaataaaagaatTTTGAACAAAAATAAGTATGTTAAACTTGTATTCTGGAAACAATAAGAGTAAAAAACAATTGTAATTATATAATCAAAACAAGGTTAAATGTGTACaaaaaaattaaacaaattaCATCATGAATCAGAGAAACACTAAAATTTGTAAGCATCAATTGACACAAAATGTTCATAAAAATTATTAAATCAcaatacatatataagcataacAGATAATTAAAGTCCGAATCAAAAACATTGTAATGAGATTTAGTGACACAACATGAAAATCAGACACAGACCTGGTCCATTTATTGGACTCCACATCGTACGAGTGCACATCATTACTCAAGCCAGCCAAACCTATAAACCAAAAGAAAAAAAAAGCATTGATCagacaaa from Apium graveolens cultivar Ventura unplaced genomic scaffold, ASM990537v1 ctg7274, whole genome shotgun sequence harbors:
- the LOC141703977 gene encoding serine/threonine-protein phosphatase BSL1-like, producing MVLRKGWQPPAPEYHRFECNYGRDEDHPGPRCAHTLTAIAPTNNHGARLILFGGATGVEGQGGGATNLRLAGLSNDVHSYDVESNKWTRLRPSGEAPSPRAAHAAAAINSVLVFQGGVGLSGQPIDDLYALDMTNDRCKWYRVVVQGQGPGPRYGHVMEVVAQRYLVSISGNDGRRMLSDAWALDTAKKPYVWQRLNPQGNKPSARVYATGSARWDGMLLLCGGRDTSGTPLADAYGLLLHTNGQWEWTLAPGVCPSARYQHAAAFVGARLHVTGGANKGGRGVNAEAATVVLDTTAGVWLDRKGPVRSSCIKKHHPEQDPPFLRRCRHAAASVGAHIYIYGGLRGDTLLSDFLLAENEPQQFNTSSPALSSQRASYRTSDKLNQYSSTPTTNDRSERPSSAGSSMDWNSMEKLGAISRAVQSEYGTYEGTSGSDNLQREERPLNRSDTEAGVRLHTKAVVTGRLGGIVRHLPLDQFQNESRRVAALYTDPSEPTKKFTRQKSSEGLHKKILSTLLAPRSWRPPANRRFFLDIYEVGELCDAAEQIFMHEPTVLHLKAPIKVFGDLHGQFGDLMRLFDEYGFPSTAGDIGYIDYLFLGDYVDRGQHSLETITLLLALKIQYPDNVYLIRGNHEAPEINALFGFRVECIERMGETDGTWAWKRFNQIFNCLPLAALIEKKIICMHGGIGSSIRSVEQIEKLERPLIVDTGSSVLMDLLWSDPTENDSVEGLRPNSRGPGLVSFGPDRVIDFCKRNNLELIIRAHECVMDGFERFAQGQLITIFSATNYCGTARNAGAILVVGRDLVIVPKLIHPLPPPMQSEEEYPGRMTEDTWMQELNIQRPPTPTRGRPKPALDRYSLAYK